Proteins co-encoded in one Grus americana isolate bGruAme1 chromosome 12, bGruAme1.mat, whole genome shotgun sequence genomic window:
- the LOC129211996 gene encoding sestrin-3-like isoform X3, with protein sequence MIVCPQSVEHPRGSRYQRLPGQVVKMSGSDPERPQFFFVKVLASRGWLEAVTQQMGYHPQYLDSFLKTQHYLMHMDGPLPFDCRHYIAIMAAARHQCRYLVNLHVLQFLRAGGDPQWLRGLDFIPPKLRNLNEINKILAHRPWLITKEHIEKLLKISEWSWSLAELVHAVVLLAHCHALASFVFGCGCEQDEGSGGRGSLKLLSPGNQCFCEATTSSGCSQELLCINRKRSLDSCMELDSLRECMQRIHVETEGREETRLLQQDREEDTNGEVTSATNLACYMQDPDFGYQDFARRNEDQTQDYSWEDHGFSLVNRLYSDIGHLLDEKFRMVDGLQSSAMAKRQGCEPSVFKRGVWNYIHCMFGIRYDDYDYAEVNQLLERMLKVYIKTVTCYPEKTNSEMFDRFWKQFKHSEKVHVNLLILEARMQAELLYALQAITQYMIS encoded by the exons ATGATCGTATGTCCCCAGAGCGTGGAGCACCCCCGAGGAAGCCGGTACCAGCGGCTGCCGGGGCAG GTAGTGAAGATGTCCGGCAGTGACCCTGAGCGCCCCCAGTTCTTCTTCGTGAAGGTGCTGGCGAGCCGGGGGTGGCTGGAGGCAGTGACCCAGCAGATGGGCTACCACCCGCAGTACCTCGACAGCTTCCTCAAGACGCAGCACTACCTGATGCACATGGACGGCCCGCTGCCCTTTGACTGCCGGCACTACATCGCCATCATG GCAGCCGCCCGGCACCAGTGCCGGTACCTGGTGAACCTGCACGTGTTGCAGTTCCTGCGAGCAGGGGGCGATCCCCAGTGGCTGCGTGGCCTCGACTTCATCCCACCCAAACTCCGCAATCTCAATGAGATCAACAAGATCCTGGCACACCGTCCATGGCTCATCACCAAGGAGCACATTGAG aagctgctgaaaatTAGTGAGTGGAGCTGGTCACTGGCAGAGCTGGTGCACGCCGTTGTCCTCCTGGCACACTGCCACGCGCTCGCTAGCTTTGTCTTCGGCTGCGGCTGCGAGCAGGACGAGGGGTCAGGGGGCCGAGGCTCACTGAAGCTCTTGTCGCCCGGGAACCAGTGCTTCTGTGAAGCCACCACCAGCAGTggctgcagccaggagctgctgtgcatCAACCGCAAGCGG TCCCTGGACTCCTGCATGGAGCTGGATTCCCTCCGGGAATGCATGCAGCGGATCCATGTGGAGactgagggcagggaggagacgaggctgctgcagcaggaccgAGAGGAAg ATACCAATGGGGAAGTCACCAGTGCCACCAACCTTGCATGCTACATGCAAGACCCTGACTTTGGATACCAGGACTTTGCCCGGCGCAACGAGGATCAGACGCAG GATTACTCTTGGGAAGACCATGGCTTCTCGCTGGTCAACCGGCTCTATTCTGACATCGGGCATCTCCTGGATGAGAAGTTTCGGATGGTGGATGGTCTGCAAAGCAGTGCCATGGCCAAGCGGCAGGGCTGTGAACCCTCTGTCTTCAAGCGGGGTGTCTGGAACTACATCCACTGCATGTTTGGCATTAG GTACGATGACTACGACTATGCAGAAGTGAATCAGCTCCTGGAGCGAATGCTCAAAGTTTACATTAAAACTGTAACCTGCTACCCAGAGAAGACAAACTCAGAAATGTTTGACAGGTTCTGGAAGCAGTTCAAGCACAGTGAAAAG GTCCACGTGAACCTGCTCATCCTGGAAGCCCGaatgcaggcagagctgctgtacGCATTGCAGGCCATCACCCAGTACATGATCTCCTAG
- the LOC129211996 gene encoding sestrin-3-like isoform X2, which produces MIVCPQSVEHPRGSRYQRLPGQVVKMSGSDPERPQFFFVKVLASRGWLEAVTQQMGYHPQYLDSFLKTQHYLMHMDGPLPFDCRHYIAIMAAARHQCRYLVNLHVLQFLRAGGDPQWLRGLDFIPPKLRNLNEINKILAHRPWLITKEHIEKLLKISEWSWSLAELVHAVVLLAHCHALASFVFGCGCEQDEGSGGRGSLKLLSPGNQCFCEATTSSGCSQELLCINRKRSLDSCMELDSLRECMQRIHVETEGREETRLLQQDREEDTNGEVTSATNLACYMQDPDFGYQDFARRNEDQTQVFRVQDYSWEDHGFSLVNRLYSDIGHLLDEKFRMVDGLQSSAMAKRQGCEPSVFKRGVWNYIHCMFGIRYDDYDYAEVNQLLERMLKVYIKTVTCYPEKTNSEMFDRFWKQFKHSEKVHVNLLILEARMQAELLYALQAITQYMIS; this is translated from the exons ATGATCGTATGTCCCCAGAGCGTGGAGCACCCCCGAGGAAGCCGGTACCAGCGGCTGCCGGGGCAG GTAGTGAAGATGTCCGGCAGTGACCCTGAGCGCCCCCAGTTCTTCTTCGTGAAGGTGCTGGCGAGCCGGGGGTGGCTGGAGGCAGTGACCCAGCAGATGGGCTACCACCCGCAGTACCTCGACAGCTTCCTCAAGACGCAGCACTACCTGATGCACATGGACGGCCCGCTGCCCTTTGACTGCCGGCACTACATCGCCATCATG GCAGCCGCCCGGCACCAGTGCCGGTACCTGGTGAACCTGCACGTGTTGCAGTTCCTGCGAGCAGGGGGCGATCCCCAGTGGCTGCGTGGCCTCGACTTCATCCCACCCAAACTCCGCAATCTCAATGAGATCAACAAGATCCTGGCACACCGTCCATGGCTCATCACCAAGGAGCACATTGAG aagctgctgaaaatTAGTGAGTGGAGCTGGTCACTGGCAGAGCTGGTGCACGCCGTTGTCCTCCTGGCACACTGCCACGCGCTCGCTAGCTTTGTCTTCGGCTGCGGCTGCGAGCAGGACGAGGGGTCAGGGGGCCGAGGCTCACTGAAGCTCTTGTCGCCCGGGAACCAGTGCTTCTGTGAAGCCACCACCAGCAGTggctgcagccaggagctgctgtgcatCAACCGCAAGCGG TCCCTGGACTCCTGCATGGAGCTGGATTCCCTCCGGGAATGCATGCAGCGGATCCATGTGGAGactgagggcagggaggagacgaggctgctgcagcaggaccgAGAGGAAg ATACCAATGGGGAAGTCACCAGTGCCACCAACCTTGCATGCTACATGCAAGACCCTGACTTTGGATACCAGGACTTTGCCCGGCGCAACGAGGATCAGACGCAGGTATTCAGAGTCCAG GATTACTCTTGGGAAGACCATGGCTTCTCGCTGGTCAACCGGCTCTATTCTGACATCGGGCATCTCCTGGATGAGAAGTTTCGGATGGTGGATGGTCTGCAAAGCAGTGCCATGGCCAAGCGGCAGGGCTGTGAACCCTCTGTCTTCAAGCGGGGTGTCTGGAACTACATCCACTGCATGTTTGGCATTAG GTACGATGACTACGACTATGCAGAAGTGAATCAGCTCCTGGAGCGAATGCTCAAAGTTTACATTAAAACTGTAACCTGCTACCCAGAGAAGACAAACTCAGAAATGTTTGACAGGTTCTGGAAGCAGTTCAAGCACAGTGAAAAG GTCCACGTGAACCTGCTCATCCTGGAAGCCCGaatgcaggcagagctgctgtacGCATTGCAGGCCATCACCCAGTACATGATCTCCTAG
- the LOC129211996 gene encoding sestrin-3-like isoform X4, which produces MSGSDPERPQFFFVKVLASRGWLEAVTQQMGYHPQYLDSFLKTQHYLMHMDGPLPFDCRHYIAIMAAARHQCRYLVNLHVLQFLRAGGDPQWLRGLDFIPPKLRNLNEINKILAHRPWLITKEHIEKLLKISEWSWSLAELVHAVVLLAHCHALASFVFGCGCEQDEGSGGRGSLKLLSPGNQCFCEATTSSGCSQELLCINRKRSLDSCMELDSLRECMQRIHVETEGREETRLLQQDREEDTNGEVTSATNLACYMQDPDFGYQDFARRNEDQTQVFRVQDYSWEDHGFSLVNRLYSDIGHLLDEKFRMVDGLQSSAMAKRQGCEPSVFKRGVWNYIHCMFGIRYDDYDYAEVNQLLERMLKVYIKTVTCYPEKTNSEMFDRFWKQFKHSEKVHVNLLILEARMQAELLYALQAITQYMIS; this is translated from the exons ATGTCCGGCAGTGACCCTGAGCGCCCCCAGTTCTTCTTCGTGAAGGTGCTGGCGAGCCGGGGGTGGCTGGAGGCAGTGACCCAGCAGATGGGCTACCACCCGCAGTACCTCGACAGCTTCCTCAAGACGCAGCACTACCTGATGCACATGGACGGCCCGCTGCCCTTTGACTGCCGGCACTACATCGCCATCATG GCAGCCGCCCGGCACCAGTGCCGGTACCTGGTGAACCTGCACGTGTTGCAGTTCCTGCGAGCAGGGGGCGATCCCCAGTGGCTGCGTGGCCTCGACTTCATCCCACCCAAACTCCGCAATCTCAATGAGATCAACAAGATCCTGGCACACCGTCCATGGCTCATCACCAAGGAGCACATTGAG aagctgctgaaaatTAGTGAGTGGAGCTGGTCACTGGCAGAGCTGGTGCACGCCGTTGTCCTCCTGGCACACTGCCACGCGCTCGCTAGCTTTGTCTTCGGCTGCGGCTGCGAGCAGGACGAGGGGTCAGGGGGCCGAGGCTCACTGAAGCTCTTGTCGCCCGGGAACCAGTGCTTCTGTGAAGCCACCACCAGCAGTggctgcagccaggagctgctgtgcatCAACCGCAAGCGG TCCCTGGACTCCTGCATGGAGCTGGATTCCCTCCGGGAATGCATGCAGCGGATCCATGTGGAGactgagggcagggaggagacgaggctgctgcagcaggaccgAGAGGAAg ATACCAATGGGGAAGTCACCAGTGCCACCAACCTTGCATGCTACATGCAAGACCCTGACTTTGGATACCAGGACTTTGCCCGGCGCAACGAGGATCAGACGCAGGTATTCAGAGTCCAG GATTACTCTTGGGAAGACCATGGCTTCTCGCTGGTCAACCGGCTCTATTCTGACATCGGGCATCTCCTGGATGAGAAGTTTCGGATGGTGGATGGTCTGCAAAGCAGTGCCATGGCCAAGCGGCAGGGCTGTGAACCCTCTGTCTTCAAGCGGGGTGTCTGGAACTACATCCACTGCATGTTTGGCATTAG GTACGATGACTACGACTATGCAGAAGTGAATCAGCTCCTGGAGCGAATGCTCAAAGTTTACATTAAAACTGTAACCTGCTACCCAGAGAAGACAAACTCAGAAATGTTTGACAGGTTCTGGAAGCAGTTCAAGCACAGTGAAAAG GTCCACGTGAACCTGCTCATCCTGGAAGCCCGaatgcaggcagagctgctgtacGCATTGCAGGCCATCACCCAGTACATGATCTCCTAG
- the LOC129211996 gene encoding sestrin-3-like isoform X1, whose product MIVCPQSVEHPRGSRYQRLPGQVVKMSGSDPERPQFFFVKVLASRGWLEAVTQQMGYHPQYLDSFLKTQHYLMHMDGPLPFDCRHYIAIMAAARHQCRYLVNLHVLQFLRAGGDPQWLRGLDFIPPKLRNLNEINKILAHRPWLITKEHIEKLLKISEWSWSLAELVHAVVLLAHCHALASFVFGCGCEQDEGSGGRGSLKLLSPGNQCFCEATTSSGCSQELLCINRKRSLDSCMELDSLRECMQRIHVETEGREETRLLQQDREEDTNGEVTSATNLACYMQDPDFGYQDFARRNEDQTQVFRVQDYSWEDHGFSLVNRLYSDIGHLLDEKFRMVDGLQSSAMAKRQGCEPSVFKRGVWNYIHCMFGIRYDDYDYAEVNQLLERMLKVYIKTVTCYPEKTNSEMFDRFWKQFKHSEKVGQLAPGSDWLWWGQEQAGAAGWGVSGVFEPPNQSEAGGGVNGNWLFVRSWV is encoded by the exons ATGATCGTATGTCCCCAGAGCGTGGAGCACCCCCGAGGAAGCCGGTACCAGCGGCTGCCGGGGCAG GTAGTGAAGATGTCCGGCAGTGACCCTGAGCGCCCCCAGTTCTTCTTCGTGAAGGTGCTGGCGAGCCGGGGGTGGCTGGAGGCAGTGACCCAGCAGATGGGCTACCACCCGCAGTACCTCGACAGCTTCCTCAAGACGCAGCACTACCTGATGCACATGGACGGCCCGCTGCCCTTTGACTGCCGGCACTACATCGCCATCATG GCAGCCGCCCGGCACCAGTGCCGGTACCTGGTGAACCTGCACGTGTTGCAGTTCCTGCGAGCAGGGGGCGATCCCCAGTGGCTGCGTGGCCTCGACTTCATCCCACCCAAACTCCGCAATCTCAATGAGATCAACAAGATCCTGGCACACCGTCCATGGCTCATCACCAAGGAGCACATTGAG aagctgctgaaaatTAGTGAGTGGAGCTGGTCACTGGCAGAGCTGGTGCACGCCGTTGTCCTCCTGGCACACTGCCACGCGCTCGCTAGCTTTGTCTTCGGCTGCGGCTGCGAGCAGGACGAGGGGTCAGGGGGCCGAGGCTCACTGAAGCTCTTGTCGCCCGGGAACCAGTGCTTCTGTGAAGCCACCACCAGCAGTggctgcagccaggagctgctgtgcatCAACCGCAAGCGG TCCCTGGACTCCTGCATGGAGCTGGATTCCCTCCGGGAATGCATGCAGCGGATCCATGTGGAGactgagggcagggaggagacgaggctgctgcagcaggaccgAGAGGAAg ATACCAATGGGGAAGTCACCAGTGCCACCAACCTTGCATGCTACATGCAAGACCCTGACTTTGGATACCAGGACTTTGCCCGGCGCAACGAGGATCAGACGCAGGTATTCAGAGTCCAG GATTACTCTTGGGAAGACCATGGCTTCTCGCTGGTCAACCGGCTCTATTCTGACATCGGGCATCTCCTGGATGAGAAGTTTCGGATGGTGGATGGTCTGCAAAGCAGTGCCATGGCCAAGCGGCAGGGCTGTGAACCCTCTGTCTTCAAGCGGGGTGTCTGGAACTACATCCACTGCATGTTTGGCATTAG GTACGATGACTACGACTATGCAGAAGTGAATCAGCTCCTGGAGCGAATGCTCAAAGTTTACATTAAAACTGTAACCTGCTACCCAGAGAAGACAAACTCAGAAATGTTTGACAGGTTCTGGAAGCAGTTCAAGCACAGTGAAAAGGTGGGACAGTTGGCCCCTGGCTCTGACTGGCTGTGGTGGGGCCAGGaacaggcaggggctgcaggctggggtgTTTCGGGTGTTTTTGAGCCACCAAACCAGTCTGAGGCAGGTGGGGGGGTGAATGGAAACTGGCTGTTTGTAAGGAGTTGGGTTTAG
- the IL2RG gene encoding cytokine receptor common subunit gamma isoform X1 — protein sequence MAVPGTFLAPVLLLFCGMGPYLAAAHSPPGVECVLFNEEYMTCMWGSREMLTTNYSLYYWYENKPPVVECKHYLQDRGISIGCRFHQSEIIQFQAFHVLINASLGGRTLEIRSEHMELQDLVKPDAPVNLTIRNMSNNQLQLTWTSPYPKAHCLEHAVKYKSNKDTSWTQVHPVKGDVFSFPSVDYEKYYTFYVRSKINIYCGSTQLWSEWSVPVVWGSNATSKGTVEEQPHWFWIHTVLIPVASCLLLLVLVILLVRMERVWVILMPRIPNPSKNFDELFITHKGNFQEWAGVPKDVMESFKPNYSENICYVSELPPKESYEPLREGSNHPPSLIPRAPAAPRKPSPYKNSFMGV from the exons ATGGCGGTGCCCGGCACCTTCCTCGCACcagttctcctcctcttctgtggGATGGGCCCCTACCTtgctgctgcccacagccccccag GAGTGGAGTGTGTCCTCTTCAACGAGGAGTACATGACCTGCATGTGGGGGAGTAGAGAGATGCTCACGACCAACTACTCCCTCTACTACTG gtATGAGAACAAGCCCCCCGTGGTGGAGTGCAAGCACTACCTGCAGGACCGGGGCATCAGCATCGGCTGCCGCTTCCACCAGAGcgagatcatccagttccaggCTTTCCATGTTCTCATCAATGCCAGCCTTGGTGGCAGGACCCTGGAGATCCGCAGTGAGCATATGGAGCTGCAGGACCTGG TGAAACCAGACGCGCCTGTCAACCTGACCATCCGCAACATGAGCAACAACCAGCTGCAGCTGACCTGGACCTCCCCGTACCCCAAAGCCCATTGCCTGGAGCATGCTGTCAAGTACAAGAGCAACAAGGACACCAGCTGGACG CAGGTGCACCCGGTGAAAGGAGAcgtcttctccttccccagcgtAGATTATGAGAAGTACTACACCTTCTATGTGCGCAGCAAGATCAACATCTACTGtggcagcacccagctctggAGTGAGTGGAGTGTCCCCGTGGTCTGGGGCAGCAATGCTACAAGCAAGG GCACAGTGGAGGAGCAGCCGCACTGGTTCTGGATCCACACAGTCTTGATCCCCGttgcctcctgcctgctcttaCTGGTCCTCGTCATCCTGCTAGTGCGCATGGAAAG GGTGTGGGTCATCCTCATGCCCCGAATCCCCAACCCCAGCAAAAACTTTGATGAGCTCTTCATCACCCACAAGGGCAACTTCCAG GAATGGGCTGGCGTCCCCAAAGATGTCATGGAGAGCTTCAAGCCCAACTACAGCGAGAACATCTGCTACGTGAGTGAGCTGCCCCCCAAGGAGAGCTACGAGCCCCTCAGGGAGGGCAGCAACCACCCACCGTCACTGATACCCAGggccccagctgccccccgcAAGCCCAGCCCCTACAAGAACAGCTTCATGGGAGTGTGA
- the IL2RG gene encoding cytokine receptor common subunit gamma isoform X2 → MAVPGTFLAPVLLLFCGMGPYLAAAHSPPGVECVLFNEEYMTCMWGSREMLTTNYSLYYWYENKPPVVECKHYLQDRGISIGCRFHQSEIIQFQAFHVLINASLGGRTLEIRSEHMELQDLVKPDAPVNLTIRNMSNNQLQLTWTSPYPKAHCLEHAVKYKSNKDTSWTVHPVKGDVFSFPSVDYEKYYTFYVRSKINIYCGSTQLWSEWSVPVVWGSNATSKGTVEEQPHWFWIHTVLIPVASCLLLLVLVILLVRMERVWVILMPRIPNPSKNFDELFITHKGNFQEWAGVPKDVMESFKPNYSENICYVSELPPKESYEPLREGSNHPPSLIPRAPAAPRKPSPYKNSFMGV, encoded by the exons ATGGCGGTGCCCGGCACCTTCCTCGCACcagttctcctcctcttctgtggGATGGGCCCCTACCTtgctgctgcccacagccccccag GAGTGGAGTGTGTCCTCTTCAACGAGGAGTACATGACCTGCATGTGGGGGAGTAGAGAGATGCTCACGACCAACTACTCCCTCTACTACTG gtATGAGAACAAGCCCCCCGTGGTGGAGTGCAAGCACTACCTGCAGGACCGGGGCATCAGCATCGGCTGCCGCTTCCACCAGAGcgagatcatccagttccaggCTTTCCATGTTCTCATCAATGCCAGCCTTGGTGGCAGGACCCTGGAGATCCGCAGTGAGCATATGGAGCTGCAGGACCTGG TGAAACCAGACGCGCCTGTCAACCTGACCATCCGCAACATGAGCAACAACCAGCTGCAGCTGACCTGGACCTCCCCGTACCCCAAAGCCCATTGCCTGGAGCATGCTGTCAAGTACAAGAGCAACAAGGACACCAGCTGGACG GTGCACCCGGTGAAAGGAGAcgtcttctccttccccagcgtAGATTATGAGAAGTACTACACCTTCTATGTGCGCAGCAAGATCAACATCTACTGtggcagcacccagctctggAGTGAGTGGAGTGTCCCCGTGGTCTGGGGCAGCAATGCTACAAGCAAGG GCACAGTGGAGGAGCAGCCGCACTGGTTCTGGATCCACACAGTCTTGATCCCCGttgcctcctgcctgctcttaCTGGTCCTCGTCATCCTGCTAGTGCGCATGGAAAG GGTGTGGGTCATCCTCATGCCCCGAATCCCCAACCCCAGCAAAAACTTTGATGAGCTCTTCATCACCCACAAGGGCAACTTCCAG GAATGGGCTGGCGTCCCCAAAGATGTCATGGAGAGCTTCAAGCCCAACTACAGCGAGAACATCTGCTACGTGAGTGAGCTGCCCCCCAAGGAGAGCTACGAGCCCCTCAGGGAGGGCAGCAACCACCCACCGTCACTGATACCCAGggccccagctgccccccgcAAGCCCAGCCCCTACAAGAACAGCTTCATGGGAGTGTGA